A genomic window from Cloacibacillus evryensis DSM 19522 includes:
- a CDS encoding TAXI family TRAP transporter solute-binding subunit, with amino-acid sequence MKKWSKLISIITMLTFALITISSQAFAEKRIRVGSNRLGTSNYVQGATAADIVTKYTGGIVAEAVPLAGSVGNVKLIEKNEKMELALPLNVDCAAAMRGISGFQKSKNIRCLLGNMDRYYAGVMVRGDLPYKTWEELLKANAKIRLYTQAKGSGAELLTSRLLECGEVGYDDIKKWGGSVEFTDTENIINAFKDGRCDAFVLFVNKGHPVVSEIALTGKMKFLGLVPEQQKLMETKYGLVPDKLPAGVFKNQDQAIPSVMASTMLIVHSSMDDETAYKITKSIMEHKEDLTKGHKSFNDFDLKKAASPEFLGGVPLHPGAVMYFKEISQIK; translated from the coding sequence ATGAAAAAATGGAGTAAGCTTATTAGTATCATAACAATGTTAACCTTTGCTCTTATTACAATTAGCAGTCAAGCTTTTGCCGAAAAACGCATTAGAGTGGGTTCTAATAGACTTGGTACCTCTAATTACGTACAGGGAGCGACTGCTGCAGATATCGTGACAAAATATACTGGGGGTATTGTGGCAGAAGCGGTACCGCTTGCGGGGTCTGTAGGAAATGTCAAACTTATAGAAAAAAATGAAAAGATGGAATTAGCGTTGCCATTGAATGTTGACTGTGCAGCAGCCATGAGAGGGATTTCAGGGTTTCAAAAAAGCAAAAATATAAGATGTCTTTTGGGTAATATGGACAGATATTACGCGGGAGTTATGGTAAGAGGAGATCTTCCGTATAAAACATGGGAAGAATTGCTAAAAGCCAACGCTAAAATTCGTCTATATACCCAGGCAAAGGGCTCTGGTGCAGAATTGCTAACATCGCGTTTGCTAGAATGCGGTGAAGTTGGTTATGATGATATAAAGAAATGGGGCGGTTCTGTTGAATTCACGGATACAGAAAATATCATAAACGCTTTTAAGGATGGGCGTTGCGATGCTTTTGTTCTGTTCGTTAATAAAGGTCATCCCGTAGTTTCCGAAATCGCATTGACCGGGAAAATGAAATTCCTTGGATTAGTCCCAGAACAGCAGAAGCTTATGGAGACAAAGTATGGACTAGTCCCGGATAAACTTCCAGCAGGTGTATTCAAAAATCAAGATCAAGCTATCCCTTCCGTCATGGCTTCGACTATGCTCATCGTACATTCCAGTATGGATGACGAGACTGCTTATAAGATCACAAAATCGATTATGGAACACAAAGAGGATCTGACAAAAGGTCACAAATCATTTAATGATTTTGATCTCAAAAAAGCCGCATCTCCCGAATTTCTAGGCGGTGTTCCTCTTCATCCAGGAGCAGTAATGTATTTCAAGGAAATAAGTCAGATTAAATAA